The DNA segment CAAGTCATAATTAGGGAAGatgaagtttttttcttttcttttttggttccAATCAGGAACAGTGGGAAGACTCGCTTCAGTGATGAGAATGAGGCAATTTGGCGAGACCTGCTGCTGCCCATCCCCACCGACTCCTCCCTCAAAGTGGATGTGAGTACCACCAGCCAGAGTCTCCACTATTATAGAAAGAGCCACAAAAGCAGGTGAATAGCTGTgaactgttgctgctgtttgcctCTGAGCAGGTGGGACGACTCCagtgtcctctgctgctggttgtagGTGAGGACGATCAGAACTGGCCTGCCTACGAGTCTGCAATGGACGTGAGTTTAATGGCATGACGACGTCCTGagtgaataaatcatttaagtcCAGAGGATTTAAGTTTAAGGATTGAAGAGGGTTAGAAAGCAGAAACTGTGAGAAAAGTTATGGGAAAATATGGAGTTCTAAAGTGGTTGATATGTAAATAGATAAGACATTAGGAAACACTTCTGATCTTCAAAGGAAATACAACAAGAAACCATCTAACACAGATGGAACTGAACTTTGAACTTCTGTTTTCCAGATGAAGGAGATGATGGAGCGAGCAGGGAACAGCCACCTGCTGACCATCCTGTCGTACCCCAACGCCGGTCACCTGATCGAACCTCCGTACACGCCGCACGCCCGATCCAGCTTCTTCAGGACGGTCAACGCACGTGAGAAGAGTAGGTTCACCTTCAGACTGGGAAGCTGTAGACGTTGACAGAAAGTCAGGACTTCAGAGTTTTGACGTTTGTTTCTGTTGCGTCTTGTCTTTGCAGTGATGGCTCTGTGGGGTGGAGAGACGGTGGCACATTCTCGTGCTCAGGAGGACGCCTGGAGGAAGACACTGGTCTTTCTGAGGGAGAATCTGTTCTGAGGAACAGACTGAAGCAGCCTCAGTCTCTCACCTCTAACCTCAGTGACAACTAATAGATCTAGAGTTGCTGAGTGAAAGGAGGTATTTCAGGACGTCCCTGgttctggaagaaaaaaatcccagaCTTGCTCTTGTTCCTTTTGACTTTGAATGTTGCACAAATGTAGATTTGCTTTTCACAAAGGCATGAATATGAATGTAATCTAATGTAATTATTTGCCAGTgtatatgaaaatgaaattattaattgTCGATTGTTAAAATTATCTGAGGTTTCATGGAGTCCGAGGCGAAGTCTCCAGATGTTCCATTTAGTCCCGACCAGCATACCataactcaaagatattcactttacaaTAAAACAGAGATGCAGCAAAGAGAAACTGATGGAGCTTTTGATTGATAAATGACTTCAGTGATTAATCACGATTAATGAAGGctatcctttttttttaccctgtcCTACTGTACCATCAATACATGtcataacattaataaaatataaaattaactGACATGATTACATGGTCTTAGCCAACCACGATCTTTTCCTAAGCCTAACCAAACAGAGGCCGTTCAATAACGTAAACCACgtttattactgttaccatgacgGAGCTCGCGTGCGCCGCTGTTACGCTCTTGTGGGTCGTATGCGAAGGTAGGAACAAGCGACTTACGCTGGACGACTTGTCGTTAAGGTCGTAGTAGACGTTCTCACAGAGACGGCTTTAAAAAAGGTTGAGCTGACCAACGCAGCTCCAAACACTGACGTGGACTGACTGTGAAGTTTCAATGGTTCAATGACGCCACCTAGTGTCCAGACAGAGTGGTGTTTCTGTGGGAGGAGAATGATGGCTGAGCTTAGAGTTTGATTCACTCTCTATTCAGATTCTGTCACAGAAGTCTATTCTGTGTCTGCTTGTACAGTAAGTAGTTCATACAGGTAACGTAAGAAACAATTGTACATCTTAAGGGAAACTGTGTTATATTCAGGTGTGTACAGAGATGATTGGTCTATGTCTGTAAAGAACCTGTTCCTCTGTGATTGTGTTGCAGAAACTAACGTGATGAGCTGGTTTAAATATTTGCAGATGAAGGAAAATAATGTCAGGACTATAAAGTGACTAATTTACAAAACAGACTTTTGTTTGATGTTATTTGCATAAAACCAGTGGTGCAATGTGAGTACTTTTGCTCCAGTAGTATGAATCTGAGGGAATGGTACTTTACTGTTTTACTAAAAATTTTACTAAAAACATACTGCCTGATGAGTCtattaaacatttaatgaagggttttttatttgtactgtACAGCATACTAACCTGTACAAACATAAAAGGCATTAAGACAAAATATAAAGACAGTAGAATTTAAAAAGcgtaaaataaaatgtaaaataaacaacagtacACAAGATAGTTACAATTAGTGTTAACAttgttttataataataattctccAGGAATTTCCAATTTAATAtaagatatataatttttgAGTTTTGTGTTAACTGAGTTTTGGAGAGTTATTGATTTGctgagaaaacagaataaaaacatgactaaaCTTTAACCCCATGTAAATATTAACTTTCTACTCTAAACTTAAATCTCCTTATTTGTTCAATCAAATGTTCTCCGTGCAGACAAAGttcacatgcatacataatCAGCAGACCTGCTGTGCACTTGGTAAACTGGTTAGATTTGTAATtcctgacagtgtgtgttgaaCACTCTCAATTTTCCATTattaatacttttacttttgatactttaagtacattttgttctctcattattttttattatttgttcagtcagatggttttggttttactgtgtttgtctttggttaTTTTATCATTCTGCTCAGTTCAGGATGGACAGGAAGCAGTGTTGTGTGAAGCTGTCGGTTCAGCCGTCCAGAGGACTCATGGATGAGAAGTTCATTGTCCTGGTCCAGAATGTCTGGCCCGGTTTCCAGCTGACTGTCCACGCCCTCCACCAGTGTGAAGACGGACACAGCTGGGAGGCGTTTGGTCACTACGCCGCTGACGCCACCGGGACTGTGAATGGTTGGTGGTGATCTGTGAACTGCAGATATACATCTTATAATAAAACGAGGGAATTACATAAGGAATAACTTTTTTACTTCAGTTTCAGAGGATCCCAGTCTGGGTGGAACGTATTCTGGGGTTGAACCGATGGGTCTACTGTGGAGCCTCAGACCAGTTCCAGGCAGCAAACCTGGGATCAGGTACACCAACCAGACCAGAACTGTTCAGTTGATACCAATCAGTGCTGAATCAGTTATCAGTAACAGATTTGACTCCCATCATCATTCAGGATGAGGAAGATGAACGTCCAGACTCCCATGGAGGTCACAATCTCAGTGTACCAGGGTCACCAGACTGAGGGGTTCGTGGATCAGGTTCCTCTGGCCGGTGTGTTGGTGGAGCGCTGGTACATGGCTCCTGGTGTCCGCAGGATCCCGATCACAGAGGGAGGACTCACTGCGACCCTCTTCCTGCCCCCAGGTAGGTCCTGAGGAGAATCAAAGATAGTAAGGGATACAGAGAGTGTGACCAGCTTGCTTGGACTAATTTTCGAAATTGTCGCTCTGCAAATTGactgtttttggtgttttgacTCATCTGAAGGACCTGGACCTTTCCCCGGCCTCCTGGACctgtgggggggtggagggaagTTGGCGGAGTACCGTGCATCTCTGTTGGCCTCACACGGCATCGCATCCCTGGCTCTTGACTATCTGACACCAAAAATCACGATTGAAACCAGGAAGATGGTGGGCATCGAGTACTTTGAGGTAAACCTGATAAACCACAGAATAActctgtcagggtttgaatgtttcctgttttattttggtatttttgtcttgtcttcctgtttcctgtcccttggttactccagttctctttacttccttgtcttgattactgtccccgcccttatgtgtttcacctgtgtctcgttatctccttgtctaggtgtatttagtcagcgtctcttcttcttggcagttgccagattgtcttgtccctcgtgtcagctttccagcgttgtttcctgtttttgacttcttgtgttcctgaccgttgcctgtttatctgattttggattttcgcctattccctttggacactgttgccttatcggactgcctactcgtgtactggacttttgcttgtaataaaggacctgaactttgattgtgtttgagttctgcatttggagtcctgtcctgccgtgtgcttgataGTACAATCTGGCCACATTATGGACTCCGCAGACTCAGATCACCTCCGGTctgccctcagagcccaggggCAGCGGATCCTCCATCAAGAGGAACAACTTAATGCTCTCCGTcaagagatgagggagatgaCAGAGCACCAGGGGCAGATGCTCTCGGCCTTGGGGTCTCAGCTAAATTTCCTGGTCGACCATGTTCAGCGTGGGCCTCAGTCATCTGATTCTCCTAGTTCTGCTTCGCCCCCAGCTACTCAGGATGCAGAACCCCAGCCATCTTCACCGCCTCCAGGGTTGGGATTGAATCCCCACGTTCATCTCTCCAGCCCGGAGAAATTCTCTGGGGATTCGGGAGATTGTCGCTCGTTTCTTGCTCAATGTGAACTTCACTTTGAGTTTCAGGCGGCCTCCTTTTCTACAGACAGAGCCAAGGTTGCCTATATGATCTCCCACATGTCAGGGCGAGCCGAGGCTTGGGCTACTGCTGAGTGGAGTCGTCGCTCAGCAATCTGTGAGTCTCTTCCCTTGTTCATCCGGACTCTTACACaagtttttcagactgtttctccGGGCCGTGAGGCTGCCAGGTCCTTAGCTGCATTACGGCAAGGGAGGCGCACAGTTTTAGATTATGCCGTTGAGTTTCGCACTCTAGCGTCTGACAGTGGGTGGAaccaagctgctctgtgtgatgcCTTTTTTAATGGACTGTCTGAAACACTCAAGGACTATCTCACACCACTGGATTTACCCTCAGAACTCGAGGCTCTCATTGCCTTGGCCTCCAAGATGGACAAACGACTGAGGGAACGGCAGAGATCTCGCCTCTCTTCccattcatttcctcacttCCCTCAAGTTCCTAGTCGTCCTCAGATGAACTTTGAGTCCTCCAGGACACCACCTGGGTCGACGGAGGCACCTATTGTTCCCCGGCAGAGCCCATGCAGGTGGGTCGCACCCGGCTTTCCTTGGAGGAACGTCAGCGTCGTATGGATGAGGGTTGTTGCATCTACTGTGCACAGATGGGTCACTTCCTCGCCAATTGTCCCATCCGTCGTGGTGGGGCCTCTAGAAGTCGTGAGAGCCTGGTGAGTAGCGCACTCACTTCTACTAAGACAATGCGGCTGTTCCCCACAGCCACTCTACAGGctgcctctgtttcccttttgcaACCTGTATTAATTGATTCTGGGGCTGACGCTAATTTTATGGACTATGAACTGGCTAAGAGACTGAGGATATCTCCTGTGTCTCTAGATGAACCCCTCGAGGCAAGTGCCCTAGATGGACGCCATCTTTTCCAAGTAATTCACCACACTCCTGAGATCTCGCTCTCCTTCGGCAATGTACACTCGGAGAAGCTCTCCTTCCACCTGGTTAATGCACCCCACCATCCACTTCTTTTAGGACTTCCTTGGCTCAAGACTCACAACCCCCATATTGACTGGTCCTCTGGTCAGATCCTCTCCTGGGGTGATGCCTGTCAACATTACTGTCTTTCTGAGAAACAGGCTTTGCCCGTTCCTGTCACAGTTACTGAGGAAACTGGTAGTCTTCCTGTGGACCTGGCTGGTGTTCCCTCCTGTTACGCGGATCTACAAGAGGTTTTCAGCAAGACCAAGGCGGCTTCATTACCGCCACATCGCCCCTATGACTGCGCCATTGATCTGCTACCTGGTACCATGCCACCTAGAGGacgtcttttctccctctccacacctGAAATGAAGGCTATGAAGGAGTACATCGATTCCGCACTGGCAGCCGGAATCATTaaaccttcctcttcaccagcaGGGGCTGGATTCTTCTTTGTGGAGAAGAAGGATAAGTCTCTTCGGCCTTGCATAGACTATCGGGGGTTGAATGAAATCACTGTTAAGAACAGGTATCCCCTTCCCTTGATTTCCACTGCTTTTGAGTTGCTGCAGGGCTCAAAAGTTTTCACTAAACTGGACTTGCGTAATGCATATCACCTGGTTAGAATCAGGGAAGGGGATGagtggaaaacagcatttaacactCCTACAGGACACTATGAATACCTTGTGATGCCTTTTGGTTTAACCAATGCCCCTGCCGTGTTCCAGGCTCTTGTGAACGATGTCCTTCGAgatatgctaaatgtttttgtgtttgtgtacttggatgatatcctcatcttctctcctgatgAGGAGACCCATGTCCAACATGTTAGGCAGGTTCTTCAGAGACTCCTAGACAACAACCTTTTTGtgaaagctggaaaatgtgagtttcatgtgcctactgtgtcatttttggggTTTGTTATTTCTGAGGGTGTGATGCAGATGGATCC comes from the Lates calcarifer isolate ASB-BC8 unplaced genomic scaffold, TLL_Latcal_v3 _unitig_1341_quiver_2268, whole genome shotgun sequence genome and includes:
- the LOC108888393 gene encoding peroxisomal succinyl-coenzyme A thioesterase-like — encoded protein: MDRKQCCVKLSVQPSRGLMDEKFIVLVQNVWPGFQLTVHALHQCEDGHSWEAFGHYAADATGTVNVSEDPSLGGTYSGVEPMGLLWSLRPVPGSKPGIRMRKMNVQTPMEVTISVYQGHQTEGFVDQVPLAGVLVERWYMAPGVRRIPITEGGLTATLFLPPGPGPFPGLLDLWGGGGKLAEYRASLLASHGIASLALDYLTPKITIETRKMVGIEYFETAYRVLQQHPQVFSSRIAMLGLSFGTSITLKMAAYSEVVKLRCAVCVSGSHVQPVDGSVEQILGYFHKNGGKTRFSDENEAIWRDLLLPIPTDSSLKVDVGRLQCPLLLVVGEDDQNWPAYESAMDMKEMMERAGNSHLLTILSYPNAGHLIEPPYTPHARSSFFRMVKTREKMMALWGGETVAHSRAQEDAWRKTLVFLRENLF